The Thermoanaerobaculia bacterium genomic sequence TCCTCGTGCAGGGGGACACGACGACGGTGATGGCGGCTTCGCTCGCCGGCTTCCACCGCGGCGTCCGCGTCGGCCACGTCGAGGCGGGGCTCCGCACGTCGAATCTCCGCAATCCGTTCCCCGAGGAGATGAACCGGCGCGTGACCGATCTCGTCGCGTCGCTCCACTTCGCGCCGACGCCGCGCAGCGCGGCCGCCCTCGAACGCGAAGGGACCGACGCGGCGACGATCCACGTCACCGGGAACACCGTCGTCGACGCGCTGCGCTGGCTCGCGGAGCGGTCGTCCGACGCGCCGGCCGACGCGCGCGACCTCGTGCTCGTCACGTCGCACCGCCGGGAAAGCTTCGGGGAGCCGATGCGCCGCTCGTTTCGGGCGATCGCGCGGCTCGCGAGGCGATTCCCGGCGACGCGCTTCGTCTTCCCCGTGCACCCGAACCCGAACGTCCTGGAGGCGGCGCGCGTCTTCGAGGGGATCGCCAACGTCGAGCTCGAGCCGCCGGCCGACTACGCCCGTCTCGTCGGGTGGATGCGGGCCGCGCGCATCGTGCTGACCGACAGCGGCGGCATCCAGGAGGAAGCGCCGACGTTCGGCAAGCCGACGCTCGTGCTCCGCGAGACGACCGAGCGTCCCGAGGGGATCGAGGCCGGCGTGGCGAAGCTCGTCGGGACCGACGAGGAGAAGATCTACCGCGAGGCCGAGCGCCTCCTGACCGACCCCGACGCCTACGCGGCCATGTCGCGGCCCGCGAACCCGTACGGAGACGGCCGGGCGGCGGAGCGGATCGTCGCGATCCTCGCCGGACGCTCCGTCGAGCCCTTCACCCCGCGACGATGAGCGGCAAGCTCCTCCGGACCCTCTACTTCGGAGGACGCGACGCGATCCCCCTCCCGGTGCGCCGCGCGATCCGGCGGCTCCTTCCGATCGAGAAGATCTTCCGGATCCGGAAGCCGGTCCTCGAGGCCGGCGAAATCGCCGCGCCGGCCCGCGAGGACGTTCCCGGAAGGCCGGACGTCGTCCTGCTTCCAGGCGCTTTCGGCGGCGCGCCGCCGGCGGCCGTCCGCGAGGCCGCCGGGGCGATCGCCGCGGCGGGAGGACGCGCGTTCGTCGCCGACCCTTCCTCCGACCGGCCGGCCGCGGGGGCGACCTCCGGCGTGGTGCTCTTCCCGGCCGGCCCCGACGGGCTCGACGCCGCGGACGACGCATTCGGGATCCGCCACGCGGTCCTTTTCGGCGCGCCGGCGGAGAGCGTCCCGGCGCGGGCCGGGTGGAAGAGGGCGCCGGCGGCGGCCTCGCCCGCATCGCGCGACGAAGCGGGCCGGATGCTCGCCGAGCTCGCCGCGCTCTGGCCGAAGGCGTCGATCGTGATCGTCACGTACGGCAATCTCGCCTTGAACCGCGCCTGCCTCGCGTCGATCGCGGCGTGCACCGACTGGCCCAACGTCGAGCTCGTCGTCGTCGACAACGCCTCGGCCGACGGCACCCGCGAGTGGCTGGAAGAGGCGCGCCGCGCGTCCGCGTTCCCCTTCACGCTGATCGCCAATGCCGAGAACCGCGGTTTCGCCGCGGCCGTGAACCAGGGCGTGGCGGCCTCCACCGGCGAGTTCGTCTGTCTCCTCAACAACGACACGATCGTCACGCGCGGATGGCTCTCGGCGCTGCTGGCGCACCTCGAGGCGGATCCGCGGCTGGGCCTCGTCGGGTCGAGCACGAACGAGATCGCCAACGAGGCGAAGGTGCCGGAGGGATACGCGCGCCTCTCCGATCTTCCGGCCTGGGCGCGCGCGTTCACGCAAGCCAATCGCGGGCGGCGCATCCCGATCCCCATGCTCGCGATGTTCTGCGTCGCGTTCCGGCGCCGGCTCTTCGACGCGGTCGGTCCGCTCGACGAACGGTTCGCGGTCGGCATGTTCGAAGACGACGACTGGTGCCGGCGCGTCCGCGACGCGGGATGGGAGATCGCGTGCGCCCGCGACTCGTGGGTCCATCACCGCGGCCGCGGGAGCTTCGCCAGGCTCGGCGAGGAGCGCTATCTCGCGATCTTCCGGGAAAACGAGCGCC encodes the following:
- the wecB gene encoding UDP-N-acetylglucosamine 2-epimerase (non-hydrolyzing) — its product is MKVLVVVGTRPEAIKMAPVVLRLRAEPGFETVVCATAQHRDLLDSALAMFGIAPDIDLDLMRPNQTPSAVAAGVLSAFDPFLESVAPDVVLVQGDTTTVMAASLAGFHRGVRVGHVEAGLRTSNLRNPFPEEMNRRVTDLVASLHFAPTPRSAAALEREGTDAATIHVTGNTVVDALRWLAERSSDAPADARDLVLVTSHRRESFGEPMRRSFRAIARLARRFPATRFVFPVHPNPNVLEAARVFEGIANVELEPPADYARLVGWMRAARIVLTDSGGIQEEAPTFGKPTLVLRETTERPEGIEAGVAKLVGTDEEKIYREAERLLTDPDAYAAMSRPANPYGDGRAAERIVAILAGRSVEPFTPRR
- a CDS encoding glycosyltransferase; the encoded protein is MSGKLLRTLYFGGRDAIPLPVRRAIRRLLPIEKIFRIRKPVLEAGEIAAPAREDVPGRPDVVLLPGAFGGAPPAAVREAAGAIAAAGGRAFVADPSSDRPAAGATSGVVLFPAGPDGLDAADDAFGIRHAVLFGAPAESVPARAGWKRAPAAASPASRDEAGRMLAELAALWPKASIVIVTYGNLALNRACLASIAACTDWPNVELVVVDNASADGTREWLEEARRASAFPFTLIANAENRGFAAAVNQGVAASTGEFVCLLNNDTIVTRGWLSALLAHLEADPRLGLVGSSTNEIANEAKVPEGYARLSDLPAWARAFTQANRGRRIPIPMLAMFCVAFRRRLFDAVGPLDERFAVGMFEDDDWCRRVRDAGWEIACARDSWVHHRGRGSFARLGEERYLAIFRENERRYREKWGSPAPARRDPHALPAELSRAESPVVFLPSIGWNVALVQRPHHLARAIARAGHPVVFDCGDHPEDRFDGFVDVEENLFLYRGPRAPLEKLARPFLWSVAYNVPRKEEWPGGRLVYDAIDHLGVFPQPIRRLRGNQERALARAERVFAVSRGLREQIAAKRPDAVYLANGVDAAAFARARGCPPGAAERPAAVYVGALARWFDFALLAEVARGNPGWDFRLYGEALDGAWERSGAAELENVRFFGARANAEVPRLLASANVAIIPFRVSPETAFVSPIKLYEYFAAGRPPVSTPMPEAGAFAEVRIARTAAEWSMALAAALADSRDRTFTDRLRAIGRANDWSARGREALGHLFAGC